In Diorhabda sublineata isolate icDioSubl1.1 chromosome 2, icDioSubl1.1, whole genome shotgun sequence, the sequence aaaatgaccaGAGAGTCATGGTCTTCGTTGACAACAACAGTAGACTGCACATAACTTTAACGACTCGtcaattattaagaaaattttattggGCAGTTTTGATTTATTCATCTTATAGCCCTGATCTTAATCCGTCAGATTATCAGAGTGAAATTTTCTTGATGCTGTAAAGCTGATTTCTAAAGAGGCTCGTGGAAGTTAATATTTCGAGGTAAATAATAAGATTAGGACAAATGAAAACGATACACTTGCTTTATTTTAGTACAaaagaaatttgtcaaatttttatcaaaaatcacaaattaGGCATTTTTGAAGGTAGCCAATGTAGAAAAACTATCATCATAACGTGGTTTACAAACCTATCTACCTTACCGTAGATTTACCGCGGGAAACTCACTTACATTGTTAATTTAATCTCGGCCAACACCTcatagtgatttttttcaaaattcattcgTATACGTTCGGTATATTTCGTGTTATTAGAACTCGACAAACCTCGTTCGttaaaataacgaaattatCCAACTCAGAACCTTGTACAATCTTCTTTTCTTCAGATTTAAATGatctaaagaaaaattaatctttcCAGATTATTTGAAGAACACGCCGAGCTAATCAGccttttcgaaaaattcaaagaGCTGAAAACCAAAGAAGAACAAGCCAACAGTTTGGAACTCCAAGAGCACGCCACTACCGTTATGAATACTTTAGATGAAGGAATCAAAGGACTCGACAATTTGGACGCGTTCTTTGAATACCTCCACCAAGTGGGAGCAACACATCGTCGGATACCTGGCTTCAAAGTGGAATATTTTTGGGTGAGTATACCGTCTGGAAATACTTAATGATTACACAATACAagacaatattttgaattgaatctAGATCtcttttattactaatttttgtaCCTTGTCCGCCATGATCCCTATCCTACAAAAAATAATGGTCTGAATAGAGAGAACCGGCTCAAAAGAAGGCGAAGACCGTTCCAcctgcagacaaggtcatggcgttagttttttgggatgcgacgttcaatattcttattataaaaagcttaaaggagattacgttgaaaattaGGGAATTATCTAGGAAGATGAGGTAATTCTATGGAAGTTCTTCGTATGCTGTCGAAGTTTCCTCTTGGACTTTGAAGGAAGGATCCATCTAATGGTGATCCGGGAGGTAAGAAACGAAATAGCGGACTTGGAAGTCATTTAGACAGCTCAGATTCAATATTGACATACAAGTTATTACTAGGGCTGGATCGGCACTTGTACTGAAAGTACCTGAGAAGAAGTCTCACATGAAAAAATTCTGTTCCATAGGTGGGTTCGATCAAGAAGTCAGAGCCGCGGAACAGCATAAATACGCGACCGAATCGATCCGCAGACAGAACCTTGTCGAATTGAGCTCTTTAGAAGTTAGATATCGTCCTTGGAAGACTCCAACACCAGATGACCATTTAGTTAGAATGGAGGCAATAGCAAGCAATAACCTCAAGCAGTTTTTACCCATTTTGGCACAAAGAAGAGGGTCATCTCCTATTGACGAGGCCATCCCAAAGACGATGAGAAaaagagagattcgttggttaaAGTTTGGTAGGAGAAGGACGATTTTTGTAAGGAGGGGGGTTTGTTGgagtaggccctgatatagcGGAATAGCTCttctgcagggctggggttgtgggTTGTGTTTATCTAACTATTTCTGAGGAGAGATTTTGGCAAGAAGAAAACGAAGCTTATAAGGAAAAACGACTCTTTTcgatttagttttttattatttttgagggattgtaaaaattattttgtggttttttgaatattttgtgttttttttgtttattttaaatttaaaagggGGTGAGCGGGTATAGCTGCGGTTGCATTATTCGCTATAGTTAGCTGATAAACCGATTCACCAGGCTGCAGAGAAACCGctgaaaacctgcaacaccgacgattcTAAGACGATACGACATTTCTGAGATTTCATTCAAATGAGTCTTAACACACGAATATTTAAATCAACGATAATATTCCACAAAGTGTGTAAATAGAAATGTTAACCTATGAATTTAACATTATTTGTaatgtttctttttaataatcGAACTGATGGGTTattctttttcagaaaatcgAGAAACCTTTCCTGGAAGCTGTAGAATTAACGTTAGGAGATAGATACACCCAAAACGTAGAAAgtatatacaaaataacaataaaattcataatagaAACATTGATAAAAGGTTATGATAACGCCAATAACGCAAACGCACCTACGTGAAGATCTTcagactgaaaataaaaaagttaaatgtgTACTGCTAAAAATaccaatttgatttttatatatagaaccaaatatatccaattaatcCGAAAAATAGAATTTGGGCAATGATTTCCCGGATATATAAACattcttttataaaatgtacaattactttcaaaatttattcatataacgatttctaaaaacattatatttgtATCAAAATCCACATGTTATTATCTAGGTTAAGTTTGATGTTTCTACCCACAGATTCAATTATACTAGACAGGGCATTCGATGAAATTCGTTAGAACGAGATACAAAGCAGTTTAAGGTATAGTTATCTCTTATTTTTTTACACATAATTCCGaatcttgtgattttttttcttctcttctaACTTTAGTCCCTTTTTGTAAATATGATACCGATGACTGGTATTAGTGGATGGCTGTGTATCCCATGTGAAATCGGCAATAGAATAAGAAgtagaaaagattttttttctataccaACTTGTCAAATGAATTGGATCActctaaattaaataaatttaaagaaaattgaactataattattatttttgattgttttgtatcaagaattgtcaaaatttctacgattttggatatttttggaattaatttaTTAGATCTTAGTTAAATTTCGTATTCTTTTAAATCAATAACTCATATACGTATAATCATACTCCGGGAATGAGTTGTTCAAAAATGTGTTACCTATGAACCAAAACCCACCCTTGAGTGTATCATGTAAATATTTGTGTGTATGTATTTGACGTAAGAATTAGAAATGATAGTGTACtagttgaaagaaaaatgaatcaatattataaaacaaatccTCGAATAATTAACTTTAAAAATGGAGGTTTTCACTATGGTTTTTTTaggttaattattatttagtttgtaGTTCATTATTTCTAGACTGTATAATTTTAGTATGACCAGTATTTCATGACATCGCTTCCAATTCCATAATTACGTAGTTAGTGACGTAATATTTAAACTACGAATTGAGTGTCCTTataactaaattgaaattacacCTCTGATTTAGAttagaacgttttttttttgatagacTAAAGGTCTTAAATAGAAAATTCCTAAACAGCTTGAAAATCgactttttgataaatatattatcgTCATCTGGGCAGTACACAAGTAAAAATAACCGAAACAACACAGACGAACTTTTAAAAAGTCCTAGCTTGATTCCAAAGC encodes:
- the LOC130452921 gene encoding neuroglobin-like codes for the protein MGCELGKLAGRGHADNNGKLDEVGPPAQPPPVDSRLPLTAKQKYSMLASWKGISRAMESTGVCMFLKLFEEHAELISLFEKFKELKTKEEQANSLELQEHATTVMNTLDEGIKGLDNLDAFFEYLHQVGATHRRIPGFKVEYFWKIEKPFLEAVELTLGDRYTQNVESIYKITIKFIIETLIKGYDNANNANAPT